From Methylopila sp. M107, a single genomic window includes:
- a CDS encoding DMT family protein: MPLTTAQILPVGLLVASNIFMTFAWYGHLKFTDKPLWLVVLASWAIALIEYCFAVPANRIGHEVYSAAQLKTMQEVITLIVFVGFSTFYLKEAVTLNVAVGFAFIALGAFFVFKGPF; encoded by the coding sequence ATGCCACTCACGACCGCGCAGATCCTTCCGGTCGGCCTGTTGGTCGCATCCAACATCTTCATGACATTCGCCTGGTACGGGCACCTCAAGTTCACCGACAAGCCGCTTTGGCTTGTGGTGCTCGCGAGCTGGGCGATCGCGCTGATCGAATATTGCTTCGCGGTGCCTGCGAACCGCATCGGCCACGAGGTCTACAGCGCCGCCCAGCTGAAGACGATGCAGGAAGTGATCACCCTCATCGTCTTCGTCGGCTTCTCGACGTTCTATCTGAAGGAGGCCGTGACGCTGAACGTCGCGGTGGGCTTCGCCTTCATCGCGCTCGGCGCATTCTTCGTGTTCAAGGGGCCGTTCTGA
- a CDS encoding CBS domain-containing protein — protein sequence MKVEAILSGKGAGVVSVVPEDTIATVARVLAEKSIGAVVVSDGRGGLAGIITERDLVRALARFGAETLDHLVSELMTRNVVTANVGDSIDQVSERMTRGKFRHVPVVDGAKVIGMVSIGDVVKHRIEQIEAEASAMRDYIATA from the coding sequence ATGAAGGTTGAGGCGATTTTATCGGGCAAGGGCGCGGGCGTGGTCAGCGTCGTGCCGGAGGACACGATTGCCACTGTCGCCCGAGTGCTCGCCGAGAAGAGCATCGGCGCCGTCGTGGTGTCGGACGGGCGGGGCGGCCTCGCGGGAATCATCACGGAGCGCGACCTCGTCCGGGCGCTCGCCCGCTTCGGCGCCGAGACGCTCGATCACCTGGTCTCGGAGCTGATGACCCGCAACGTCGTCACCGCCAACGTCGGCGACTCGATCGATCAGGTGTCCGAGCGGATGACCCGGGGCAAGTTCCGCCACGTGCCGGTCGTCGACGGCGCCAAGGTCATCGGGATGGTGTCGATCGGCGACGTCGTGAAACACCGCATCGAGCAGATCGAGGCGGAAGCGTCCGCCATGCGGGATTACATCGCGACGGCTTGA
- a CDS encoding rhomboid family intramembrane serine protease yields the protein MSSQREPIFNAPTVVVVLLAAFAAMQLIRGFLGDQTDIELLLRLAFIPARYDPASEYAAELGAVGEGPKFWTFVTYAFLHGGWLHLVVNSVWMLAFGSALAWRFGAVRFLLFSGLTAAAGAATHLALHFGQPIPVVGASAAISAHMAGAMRFIFQAGGPVGAFRARGREAFAAPAEPIGQAIRRPAIATFLIVWFAANILFGVFGGQITGDDANVAWEAHIGGFLAGIVLFPLFDPVRRDHDGVDLDEHWAEDLRQDAAGPHDVPAGAGGRKPLDS from the coding sequence GTGTCGTCCCAGCGGGAACCCATCTTCAATGCGCCGACGGTCGTCGTCGTCCTGCTCGCCGCGTTCGCGGCGATGCAGCTCATTCGTGGCTTTCTCGGCGACCAGACGGATATCGAGCTGCTGCTCAGGCTCGCCTTCATCCCGGCGCGCTACGATCCGGCGTCCGAATACGCCGCGGAGCTGGGGGCGGTCGGCGAGGGCCCGAAGTTCTGGACGTTCGTCACTTACGCATTCCTGCATGGCGGCTGGCTCCATCTCGTCGTCAATTCGGTGTGGATGCTGGCCTTCGGCTCCGCACTCGCATGGCGTTTCGGCGCGGTCCGGTTTCTCCTGTTCTCAGGCCTGACGGCGGCTGCGGGGGCCGCGACCCACCTCGCGCTTCATTTCGGACAGCCAATTCCGGTCGTCGGCGCGTCGGCCGCCATTTCGGCGCATATGGCCGGCGCGATGCGCTTCATCTTCCAGGCCGGCGGCCCGGTCGGCGCGTTCCGCGCCAGGGGCAGGGAGGCTTTCGCGGCTCCGGCGGAGCCGATAGGGCAGGCGATCCGAAGGCCCGCGATCGCGACGTTCCTGATCGTCTGGTTCGCCGCCAACATCCTGTTCGGCGTGTTCGGCGGACAGATCACCGGCGACGACGCGAACGTCGCTTGGGAGGCCCATATCGGCGGCTTCCTCGCCGGCATCGTGTTGTTTCCGCTGTTCGATCCGGTCCGGCGCGATCACGACGGCGTTGATCTCGACGAGCATTGGGCTGAGGACTTGCGCCAAGACGCCGCAGGCCCGCATGATGTTCCCGCCGGGGCCGGGGGACGCAAGCCCCTGGACAGCTGA
- a CDS encoding PAS domain-containing protein, with product MKAAATKELFGYWNRLRAQRAAPERSDVDPAAIRGALGDVFILDVGSDPAFPFRLSGSRICALTGHEMRGESFLDFWRGPDRDTALSAITTVSDDAAVAVIGAQGATELGRTVDLEIALLPLRHRGRTHARLLGSLAPVETPYWLGLSPVTRFELTSLRMIWPSGRRRMREPEFTPPPPPTTGRQIGRFFVFDGGR from the coding sequence ATGAAAGCCGCCGCGACCAAGGAGCTCTTCGGTTATTGGAACCGTCTGCGCGCGCAGCGGGCAGCCCCCGAGCGGTCCGACGTCGATCCGGCCGCCATCCGCGGCGCGCTGGGCGACGTCTTCATTCTGGACGTCGGCTCCGATCCCGCGTTTCCGTTCCGGCTTTCGGGTTCTCGAATCTGCGCCCTGACCGGCCACGAGATGCGCGGCGAGAGTTTTCTGGACTTCTGGCGCGGTCCCGACCGCGACACGGCGCTGAGCGCGATCACGACCGTTTCGGACGACGCCGCCGTCGCGGTGATCGGCGCGCAGGGCGCGACCGAGCTCGGCCGCACGGTCGACCTCGAGATCGCGCTGCTGCCGCTGCGGCATCGCGGGCGGACGCACGCCCGGCTGCTCGGCTCGCTGGCGCCGGTCGAGACCCCCTACTGGCTCGGCCTCAGCCCAGTCACGCGATTCGAGCTGACGTCGCTGCGGATGATCTGGCCGAGCGGTCGCCGCCGCATGCGCGAGCCCGAATTCACGCCTCCGCCGCCTCCGACGACGGGCCGCCAGATCGGCCGGTTTTTCGTTTTCGACGGAGGGCGATGA
- a CDS encoding PilZ domain-containing protein, translating into MFSLKVPLSDERRRHQRVKVALLGRYMLSSRREYPCQTVDMSPGGLGLIAPVPAQPGERVVVYLDHIGRVEGQMIRSVPNGFAMTVSATIRKRDKLAAQLTWLTNRNMLGLPEDRRHERVAPKNPRALLVTEDGAEHEVRVIDVSLSGAAISSNLDLPIGSPVTLGKTAARVVRHFEHGIALEFARTQNADQLTEQFG; encoded by the coding sequence ATGTTCTCTTTGAAGGTTCCGCTTTCCGACGAACGACGCAGGCATCAGCGCGTCAAGGTCGCGCTGCTTGGCCGCTATATGCTGTCGTCGCGACGCGAATATCCGTGCCAGACCGTCGACATGTCGCCTGGCGGGCTCGGCTTGATCGCACCGGTGCCGGCGCAACCCGGCGAACGCGTCGTGGTCTACCTGGACCACATCGGCCGCGTCGAAGGCCAGATGATCCGCTCCGTGCCGAACGGCTTCGCCATGACGGTCTCGGCCACGATCCGCAAGCGCGACAAGCTCGCCGCCCAGCTGACCTGGCTGACCAACCGCAATATGCTCGGGCTTCCGGAAGACCGACGCCACGAGCGTGTCGCGCCGAAGAACCCGCGCGCGCTGCTCGTGACCGAAGACGGCGCAGAACATGAAGTGAGAGTCATCGACGTCTCACTCTCGGGCGCCGCCATTTCGTCCAACCTTGATCTGCCGATCGGCTCGCCGGTCACGCTCGGCAAGACCGCCGCGCGCGTGGTTCGTCATTTCGAGCATGGCATCGCATTGGAATTCGCGCGCACGCAGAACGCCGATCAGCTCACCGAACAGTTCGGCTGA
- a CDS encoding transglutaminase-like cysteine peptidase, with protein MFGLIATGFTLSAAEAAQPIRIAAATAMTVEGASKAPIGWVDFCKSNPADCDVAPAKATKARMTPARYAELDRINRMVNIAVEPVTDQELFGVEEKWTYPVSGKGDCEDYVLEKRRQLMESGWPRQALLITVVRDLKGDGHAILTVVTDKGDYALDNQADDVKPWFDTGYTFIKRQSQLNPNQWVLLGDGINPAGVATAP; from the coding sequence TTGTTTGGACTGATTGCCACCGGATTCACCTTATCGGCCGCCGAGGCCGCGCAGCCGATCCGTATCGCCGCCGCGACCGCTATGACGGTCGAGGGCGCCTCCAAGGCGCCGATCGGCTGGGTCGACTTCTGCAAGTCCAACCCGGCGGACTGCGACGTGGCGCCGGCCAAGGCCACCAAGGCGCGCATGACCCCGGCCCGTTACGCCGAGCTCGATCGGATCAACCGGATGGTCAACATCGCGGTCGAGCCGGTCACGGATCAGGAGCTCTTTGGCGTCGAAGAAAAGTGGACCTACCCGGTCTCGGGCAAGGGCGACTGCGAGGACTATGTGCTCGAGAAGCGCCGCCAGCTGATGGAGTCCGGCTGGCCTCGCCAGGCGCTGCTGATCACCGTGGTGCGCGACCTCAAGGGCGACGGCCACGCGATCCTCACCGTCGTCACCGACAAGGGCGACTACGCCCTCGACAACCAGGCCGACGACGTCAAGCCGTGGTTCGACACCGGCTACACCTTCATCAAGCGCCAGTCGCAGCTCAACCCGAACCAGTGGGTCCTGCTCGGCGATGGCATCAACCCGGCGGGCGTCGCCACCGCGCCGTAA
- a CDS encoding gamma carbonic anhydrase family protein — MALYSLDGVSPRTPANGRFFVAENAVVVGDVILGKDSSVWFGSTLRGDNEPITLGSRSNIQDGCVLHTDPGFPIDIGEDCTIGHGAVVHGCTIGAGSLIGMGAIVLNGAKIGRSCLVGAGALVTEGKEFPDFSMIVGSPAKVVKTLGPEWEIRLLGSAGRYVANGRRFREGMKKIG; from the coding sequence GTGGCGCTCTATTCACTCGACGGCGTTTCGCCCCGGACGCCCGCGAACGGCCGGTTCTTCGTCGCCGAAAACGCCGTCGTGGTCGGCGACGTGATCCTCGGCAAGGATTCCTCCGTCTGGTTCGGCTCGACGCTCAGGGGCGACAACGAGCCGATCACGCTCGGGTCCCGGTCGAACATCCAGGATGGCTGCGTGCTGCACACCGATCCGGGCTTTCCGATCGATATCGGGGAGGACTGCACGATCGGCCATGGCGCGGTCGTCCATGGCTGCACGATCGGCGCGGGCAGCCTGATCGGCATGGGAGCGATCGTGCTGAATGGCGCGAAGATCGGCCGGTCCTGTCTGGTCGGCGCCGGTGCGCTCGTTACGGAAGGCAAGGAGTTTCCAGATTTCTCGATGATCGTCGGCTCGCCCGCCAAGGTCGTGAAGACGCTCGGCCCCGAATGGGAAATCCGTCTGCTGGGTTCGGCCGGGCGCTACGTCGCCAACGGCCGACGGTTCCGCGAAGGCATGAAGAAGATCGGCTGA